GGCGGCCGCGCGcacgccgcccgccgcgcgcgcgccgcacgCGCTGCCGCCCGCGCTCGCGCTGCCCGCCATCGGTACCGTCCCTTTGCATTACGATACTCGCTCAGCCCTCGGTATGGTATGGTATCGGTATTTCACTGTGTAGTGCGTCGTGCGCAGGTTTCGGCTCGGTGTACATGAAGCTGTGGGGCACGCTGTGCGCGATGGCTCGCGAGCCGCACCCGCAACTGGCACAGATGGCGGCCGACATCATCGCGTACGTCTCTAACCAGGTACCGTCGGAGCGGCAGCCCGTGCTTAGACTCGTCCGTATCGAGCGGTTCGGAgtctataactattttaaaaatgtccaATCAGGTAGACAGCGTCGGCCGCGACGTGGAGCGTCATCCGCCCCACTCGCATAGCGGTGGGGGGTCTAGTTCGCTGCCGCCGTCGCCCAACACCCGAGCACCGCACGCGCACCACGACTCGCGCACGTTACCGCACATGGGTACGTATGACTGCGAATTGGAATACTGCTGGacatggatttttttaatatatataattattaactgtgAGACGTATGCCCAGGTCACCGCCGGGGAAAGTCTGGTCTCCCGCACACGATATCAGAGGACTCGGTGGCGCATCGTGACCGCGAACGAGACTCGACCTCCTCTAATTCTAGTTAGTATACAActtgctatatttttataatatctacaaTCAAGCGAGGCTGTGACCTACCCGAACTGCGTTAGGGAAGAATCGCGTTACATAATACCAATAAATGTAGAGGTGGAGACATGGCTAGAAAGCGTGCGTCTCAATCGATGATTGTGGGTACAAACCcacgcaagcaccactgaattttcttgtgcttaatttgtgttcataattcgtttcgtgctcggcggtgaagtaaaataacgtgaggaaacctgtatttgtataatttcaatgaaattctaccatatgtgtatccactaactcgtattggagcagcgtggtgaaaaaTGCTCTAaacctcaaaggaagaggaggcctcagcccagtagtgggaaatttgcagACTGTTGATGttaataccaataaataaaataataaataaatgtacgaacatacaatttttactaatattatatatcctcAGGTCAATCGACGAAGAAAGTGATAGTATCGACTCAGTTCGTGGAGTGGGCGACGGCGCAGTTCGCGCGCGGGGACGCGTCGGGCGGCGCCACGGGCCCCTTCGCGGCGGCGCAGGCCGGCgacggcgcggcggcgggcgcggagggcgcgggcgcgggcgcggcccACGCGGCGCGCGCGCCCGCCGACTGCGAGAGCCGCGCGCACCACGAGCGCGTGTGGCGCCGCGCGCGCAACCGCAGCATCCGCCGGGAGGCCCGCGGTGAGCGTCTGCCGGGGCGCCCGTCTCGCCGCGGGGCAGCGGGGGCCTTAAAGCGCCGTGTGTTTCAGCCCTGCGCGCGTCGCACCCGCCCCGCCTGGAGACGGTCGCGTTCCACTCGCGCTGCCCGCTGCCGCCGGCGGTGGTGCTGTTCCACCCCTACGAGCAGCACGCCGCGCTCGCTTCCAAAGAAAATTTCGGGTGCGTAGCATCCACCCGGCTACTTGGGCCCACTGCTTATAGATCGAACTCAGACCCTAGTACGACACTCGAGTCGaagattacataatatatattctctGTATTAGTTTATAGCGTACGAGCAACGTAAAGATTGTCGGCACCTGTTTGTGCTCACTACTACAACTGTAACGCTTTGCGCCTTTGTCATACATGTAGGAAATTGGACAAagcagtaatttttttaaagtcgtGCCCTAACTATTTTCCTTCGACATCTCCAGGATCTGGGACTGGGGCACGGCGGCCAAGCTTTGCGTCGGATCGTGGAGACGCGCGTGGGGCCGCATCACGTCGCTGGCCTACCTCAACGCGCACCACCACGCACTGCTAGCCGTCGCCTCGCACCAGGGACACCTTGCCATCTACAGGTGACGAACgtgctacatatatatatacactgactggagaatttaaaatgtaatgacCGTATTCGACCACAACGCTAGAGTCGAATGATCGATATCAATAACAACTGTGCGTTGCAGGCCGTCGGGCAGCGGCATGGAGCCGGCGCTGGTGTCGGCGTGGCGGGCGCTCGACGTGCGGCCGGCGCCCGACTACCGCCCGCCCTCCGCGCAGCCGCTCTACAGTCAGTGCATCGCACCCCACCATACACTTACACTTACCAATGAATGCAGCATTTAATATAACCAACCTTCTAATATGACATCTATACAATATCGATTCCAACCATATGTCCCTTTACAGAAACTCATATAAATCATAACTACTAAAATTTGCCTTTGTTAAATTGCCTTAAGTGGTAACCTTAAGTGACCGACCGGCACTTGTAGAATTAAAGTGAATGACGAGTGAGTCGTGCAGGTCTGGCGCAGCTGGTCACGGAGCAGTTCGCGCCGGCCGACGAGCGGAGTGGCAGCAAGGGGATGCTCTCTGACCCCAACAGTGAGTGCACATGAGCGAGGtgttatatttctttgttttataattgtcaTCTTACACTGCGTCATGGTGTATGTGGACAAAAGAATGGGAACAATATGGAcaagaaaaaaacataaaaaacatagACATTGTTCAAATTCCACGCGCAAACAACGAATATTTatacatcattaataataagGTTTATGGTGCAAACAGTACGCAGaattcaaaatgtaatataaacatataccgCTCGTGCGCGTGCAGTGGGGAGCAGCGCGCCGCCCTCGGGCACCCTGCTGCGCTGGAGCGCGTCGCGACGCTCGCTGGCGCTGGCCGGCCAGGCCGCCACCGTGCGCCTGTGGGACGCGCACGCCGAGCTGCTGCAGGCCGACATACCCACCGGTACTCACACACGACCTTCTCCCTTATCGCACGTTAGGTTCGAAGGCGCAATCGaatcatttcaaaaaaataatttattttgatcgaTATCCGTGTATAACCATAACGGTATCACCGTACTAACAATCGAGCATGGCGGCCAGAGTGCGAGGCGGCGGCGACGTCGCTgtggcgcggcgggcgcgcggcTCGCGTGCTGGCCGGCTTCGGCGACGGCTCGGTGCGCGCGTGGGACGAGCGCGCGCCGCGGGCGACGACGGCGCTGCGCGCGCACGCCGCGCCCGTGCTGTGCGCCGCGCCGCGCGACGACGCGCACGCGCTGGTGACGGGCGCGGCCGACGGCGAGGTGCGCGTGTACGACGCGCGCAAGCTGGCGCGGCCGCTGCACGTGCTGCGCGCGCCGGCGCCGCTGGCCGCGCTCGACGTGCACCCGCGCGCGCCGCTCATCGCCTGGTGCGTCACATTCCTGACTTCTCTCTTCGATCGAATTATTCGCTCCTTCGTTTCGTTTGAGATATGCCTCGAGGGAGCGCGTTATAATTTGTATCGTCTTCTTCAGCGGGTCGGTGAATCAGTGCATCAGCATTTACGACTTGAAGGGCGGTGCGCTCAACACCATAAAGTTTCACGAAGGCTTCATGGGGGCTCGCATAGGGCCCGTCTCCTGTCTCGCCTTCCATCCGCTCAGGTAGTATCTCATTACATTTCAAAAATTGTATTAGTAACAGctgtataaaattatctaattttgGGCTTAAAACGTGCTAACCCGATCTGTTTGTGTCGCCGCAGATGTGCCCTGGGGGTTGGCTCCAAGGACTCCACGGTGTCGGTGTACGTGTCTGAGGCGCGTCGGTGACCCTCGCTCTACGGGCTGGCGCTGCCGCTGCCCTTTGCGCAGTGACAGCGCACCCGCCTCTGCCGCCATCACCACCGCCGCCACCATTTCCGCCATCGCTATCGTCATGTACACGCACGCAGGTGACTGTTAACCCATaccataaatattaacttatgtATAATCAGTTGTGTGTGACAAGTaaggatatttatattattaatgtttaatatagtggttataacatttatgtttttaaatatataaaacattttttatttatttttaggaataTCAAGAAGTTCAGCTGAGGATAACAACATTGAAAAATCCTCGGAAACACACTCGCACTCAGGTTTCCGAGATACAAATCGAAGTGCGCGAGCTTGCATATTCCTTGAACAAACTAAAGTACGTTTGGTATTGCGGATACACTACAGGTAGTTCTAACATAagcttatgttatatttatatataaccatCACCGACAAGAAAAGTAATGTAGATTCTTAAGTAAGCTTAGTTGAGCCCTAAGGTACTGTACTCCATACACAcctacttgtatatatatacattgcaCACGCACATACTCTTCCAGATCACAATACTACAACTTATCTtatcctaataaaataattatgaatatcttttaaaaatctaGCAAAACTTTCTCTCAGTCTTCTGTActagaaatattaaagtttatacatTTGGACGAGTATGTGTGTATAAAATTGACTTccaatattttagaaataagttTGCAAGTCAACTCATAGAACGCATGTAGTAGCTCCCTGAATAGCTCCCACCGACATAATACACTCCCCGTCCGTTCGTAATGTTCtagtcaatattaatatatttattttctgtgcattataaatgaaacttttCACTTCTACTTCTGAAcagttcttaatttattttcatatataaaaaaaaatagaagtatGTAACTCTGAGCTCTGAACAACATTAGTTAAACGATATTTTCTGTTTTCATCTAAACCTGACACTATTTTACAGTACGAGTCCCACCGATTTCTTAACATGAGTGCCATAAATTGAACAACATTCAATCACACATCTTATGATACACAAACGAGCTACCTATACAACATATTTTCAACGAGATCTACTCAGGGAACTAACTGCTACTGAAACTTACTttagtaacgacggtatcaaCCAATGGTGTTGCCAGgtcgaaataaaaacattgacaaaAGATATTCGATTTCGAAAAATTcgggtgatatttttttattgtactgcGGATACAAACTATTTCCGATAATTGTTACTTTTccaaatattgttttacttgatttaaaaaacttgAAGTTAACTGCGATCAATTTAGGTGCTaaggtttatttgtaaattattcaaCAATTAAAGAGATATGAGCGATATGTACATTAATGAAGAGGTGGTGagctatttttcttttttctaaaataatactgaaaaaaaaatggcaaGATAATTGATAAACATTACCACAAATAAATAGTGTTAATGTACAACTGACTTacgcaaaaaaattataaacgattAGGTCCCAGTTTCCTgcgtagaaatatttatatgaaatgatGTCGCGCGATTAACAAACAAATCAGTTACATGATGCAACTTATTTAGCCaaatatatctttgtatatTAACCGTAACGTACTCTAAGTGTAGGACACGAtaggtttaattaatatagcGCGTCAATAATGGGCGTCGCCGTGTTAAACATAAGTGAATGCAATATGAGAGTTATTTAGTGTTCGATGATGGCGTCTCGGGGCCGGAGCCGTGTTAAAACCATCATTCCTCAACGTTTGCGTTCCTCGCTCACAAgaaaatatcgattttatttacaGGTGCCTTAAATTTGTTCTCTCGTCTATGTCTCGTGTGTACTCTCACCAATTTAGTCTAAAGTTGactctgaaaaatatataataatgatgattttaACATAATCCGCGGGATACTAGGGAattatttaagcattttaaGCGGAACTTAGCGAAATATTAGCATTTTACGTAGCACGTCTCAACGAAAAAGTGTTCAAGAGGTGCTACctgatatatttacaatactgtttaatattatactccAATGGCTGCTTGTGTTCTTCCCTCAACTGTGACTACGTAAGAAATAACAATCTAAACGTGCATTCGCTGCGTCGTATACTCAGTCACTctatttaaaggttttttttattttattttattttcagatgtAAAGTTTGTGATTAGTGATCAGAAAGTTCCTAAAACTCAATTGTTATTAgatgccattttttttatttaagtttttataactaCGTAACAGCTGGATATTTTgtgttcttttgttttaattagattttacaaattatgttgTTGTTCGAAGTTTTATTTAGGTTTACACCGAATGAGTGAAATTAATCTGATGTAGCTCTAGTTTTAGGTAAACGATAATAAGCatttaacgatttatttacttaaataataggtatttaaaGAACAAGTTGAGTATGTTGATGAAATCAATGTAATCGTGGACTCGCGTGATACAAATTATACAAAGCTGGACACCATTTAAAAGGTAGCTTGATTACATGTAAAATTAAGTTTCGATTATGAATTGGTTTATATCATCGCTTTTACtatattgtgtaatttaaaatgtacattttacataataatattgttgttgttaaaataaaacaaagtgcatatataattcttttatttacatttataccgCCACCTTTACCTTTGTGTTtgaaaatgacaattttattttatctttggcATAATCAATTGAAATTTAAGTTTTACATTCTTGCTCAGGAGTATATAAATTCCGACAGCAGCAACTTCTTCAAACGCCGAAGATGCGTGgtacctattattaataaacctgTTACATAATGAAAAGTGGTCTAATTAataagacattttataaaaatatacataataaatattttaaaacattggttctttttttaatttttataattaacttttaataatttaattttgtcaatTGCGCAAAAGGGAatcgttttgaaaaaaataagcaaaaatatCGTAAGTACCTGTAGACAACTTCTAAGTTACTCtgatgtaatgtatgtaataggGTACTTTcggtagtaaaaaataaattatgaaatttgataaacattaaaatataatgtgtataaatttatttaaatattaagtcatATAAacgcattaatattttatattaaaattattttaagtgacCTAAAACACAAGCTGTCATGGTGTGGCGTTAGATAGGCAAAAATTGacatttcaatatcatctggCTCTTTGATAAACAAGttttctggagttttaatgcTACTGTTTTTACATTAGACACCAACAAtagcgattgtaattcattattttccctaaaaacaccaaatattaatagctgttaatgttaaatgaGTGTCAGTCTGATACTGCACATCCCGTTGCGCCGAACGTCActcaatttcataataattgatTACAACCTAATTTTAAGGTTAGAATTAAAGGGTTGCTTTTATTTGAGATATAGCAATCTCAGGAACAAAGCATTGCTTCAATACGGAAGTACTTCTGGGGGTTCCtggcacatatatatatttgctggTAGCCAGATACCATTTCACTAGtaaaagttttgtttacattattcaaaaattaCAATCCAATCaaaacttttatattcaaatagatCTTTTACAAGTACTTCTGAATCTTCAGCTCTGTGCTCTACTACCAGTTCCGAATGTGGATTCTACTAATAAGAACTGGCAATAGACTCAATTGaattcaagaaaaaataatgggaaaaaatatatcataaaattaaaaaaaaatattttatactcaaAACTTTAATGACTAACAAAACTCTTGGTAACCATTCTGCTTATAATGACATCTAGCAAATCCAGATCAGAtttcaaattattcaatttatacgcACTTTTAACGtcttttaaattagtaaatttatttaattcactcaAAGAACATAATTCTCCTTCTATTGCATTTATAATGTCTTCACTTTCATCAGTTTCATTAACTAAAAAACAGATGAGTACACTGTTGTCCTTTTCAACACCAAATTTACTTAGACTTTGTGAGATATTCTTAGTCAGGGATAAATTGTACAATATTTCCGAGTAAACAGTCTTCGTTACCATTGTATTGGATCTTTCTGACAGTATGGCCCGGTTCGCGGCTACGACAACTTGAAGAATGTCTAGTATTAAGCTTGGTTTTATTACTGCACATTTCCAGGTACCGTCAATAACATTGCTTCTTATCGTTTCGACGTTCTTAACATCCCTCATGAGATATATCTTGACCCTCGTTTCAGTTTTAGGATCAAGAGCACAAGTGTAAGGTTCcggagacatttttttttttttggcagcAATACAATACGACAATGTCAGCCAAATTAATCTGTTTATTATTGACTCATGGAAAGGTATGAATGTATAAAATAgacacacaaatattttattaattacaaaaatcaaaaatatatgcacAATGTGACATAATTGTATGTAAACATATTGACAATGACAATTGACATAATTATTCTATTCTCTCTGATTTCAACTTACAGAGAATAAATACAGAATACACGTTAGACGTTAAACACAATATGAATGTGGTATGCGCTGGGCTAACATCTGCAATTTTGTGTATTTCGTCATTGGTAGCAAGCTTAGTGCTTGCTACCAATGAACTAGTCGTaaagtgatgttttttttactttttccgTCCAAACTGCATTAAGTTCATTAGACTAAACAGGTCACTGGATACTGGATTTGGTACTCTCCGGTAACCACGAtcacacaataaatatattgccaaaatatatatccctataatatcttaaacatgccaaaacatatacatatacaatttttacCATTTAGAGGGCGAAAAAATCGTCCTTAGTgttcaaataatacaaaatgacaTAAGAAGATATGTTGAAAGCATAGCTGCAGAATTAACAgtcaatacttttaaaaaaagggACTTAatgtaagaatttaaaaaaatataaaatttagagaTACATTACAACACCGTAATATCttaccattttattatattatataagtgcagtttcattttcttttattttttacatgttgAATCCCTTATTTAACAACGACATAACAAGATTTTTATTCTTACTTCCtttgtcattaaatttaagtatcaaAGTAATATAAGCtgtttgtatttgaaattagaGTGAAAGTTGCTCACTCCTATATCATAGGCCATAGCAATTCATAATGGCCTTGATCctatcaaacaaaattatttgaatttgtatttggaattttagaataaactttatatactGTGTTCTAGAAATTACGAACGTAATAATTGGTACAttttatccatttttatatgtttaacttaagtgtatttaaa
This region of Vanessa atalanta chromosome 8, ilVanAtal1.2, whole genome shotgun sequence genomic DNA includes:
- the LOC125065781 gene encoding EKC/KEOPS complex subunit Tprkb-like — protein: MSPEPYTCALDPKTETRVKIYLMRDVKNVETIRSNVIDGTWKCAVIKPSLILDILQVVVAANRAILSERSNTMVTKTVYSEILYNLSLTKNISQSLSKFGVEKDNSVLICFLVNETDESEDIINAIEGELCSLSELNKFTNLKDVKSAYKLNNLKSDLDLLDVIISRMVTKSFVSH